GAGATTGGTTTCATAATTTCTCTGACATTAAGGGACTTTAAGTCTAACTCCAGTAGCATTGTGTTGGAATACAAGCGTGGTTAGGCTATGATTCAAACTTTCTAGGACATTGCTATGATGcatttctttaaaattcttGCTACTGCGTGGATGTAGCTTATTTATTCTGCTTGAATGTTCAATTCGCATATCACTCGGGCTGCTAGTGAAGTGTTCTGATTATAGACACTTTGTTAAGCTTATGAAAATAATTgctattttagaaattatttatgcTATGAAAATATTGGCTTTTTTGTATCTCTGATTCATTAATAGCGACTAATGGCAGTCATCTTTCCTATGGGGATACTTGATTTCGCCAATAGCTGGAGGGGCTCTAGTGGACTATTATGGTGGAAAGGTAGTCATGGCATGGGGTGTGGCTCTATGGTCACTAGCTACCTTTCTCACTCCATGGGCTGCAGAAACCTCAATTTGGGCTCTACTCACTATGCGGGCTTTGCTTGGAGTTGCTGAAGGGGTGGCTCTTCCTTGCATGAACAACATGGTAGCAAGGTACCAATTACCAAAGTTGTAGAAAATTGTTGTTTGATGTATGATAGATCCGCGATTTACATCATATCATGGTCACAGTGTTGTTCTTGTGTTAAAAGATGTTGAAGAAActttttgaactttttcttttagatGGTTTCCTCAAACAGAACGATCCAGGGCTGTTGGAATTGCAATGGCTGGATTTCAGCTTGGCAGTGCAATTGGGCTTACACTTGCTCCAATCCTCATGTCACAGGGTGGTATATTTGGACCATTTGTAATATTTGGATTGTCTGGTTTTCTGTGGGTTTTGGTATGGATATCTGCTACGTCTAGTACTCCTAATCAAAACCctcaaatatcaaaatctgaGTTGGATTACATACTCAACAATGGACAGAAGTCCTTCAGGGTGGAGAATCAAGCTAAGAGGACCAAAGTGATCCCTCCCTTCAGACGCTTGCTTTCTAAACCACCAACATGGTCCCTAATTGTTGCAAATGCCATGCACAGCTGGGTATTGCATACTTATCTCCCTCTAGTTTATTCTAGAATTGCGCTAATAGTAATCTGAATTAATAAATACCACAGTTTGAATGCTCCATTCCTTTAGTATGATCAAGGGCAGTAGAAAGCTGAAATTaccttaattaataataaagtattaaattaaTTGGGCAGAAAAATTGTTACATAAATTACATGTATCTATGTTAAATCATCTTTTAATCTTTTGCTCAGGGATTCTTTGTTATTCTTTCATGGATGCCCATTTACTTTAACACGGTAAGGCCCAATTACTTTGCCATGAAACACACATTTTTGTTGTACTATTACTGTCTACATGAGCTTAATCTTTTTATAAGAAATCACAAATGCTGCTTTTCTGCTGCAGATACATCGTGTTGACCTCACACAAGCAGCCTGGTTCAGTGCTGTTCCATGGAGTATGATGGCAATTGTAGGATACTTTGGTGGCGCTTGGTCAGATATTTTGATACAGAGGGGCTTAAGTGTCACTATGACTCGCAAAATCATGCAGGTTTGCCATTTGTGTATATTGTCAGTTTTAATCTGGAGTTGGAAAACCCACTTTATACATGTTGCATCTTCCACAtgattttcttctgttttttggACAAAGAAAAACCCATGGATAAATCCCATCTACTAGTTTTGACAAATTAATGGGACCATTGAAAAACATTAACATGTAGATCATACACACATTACACGTCCTGTAATTCTGGGCAAACAAATAAAGCATACTAAAAGAAGGAATGGTGTTAAGGTTGATTGGTCTTTTGAGATTACCTTATGTTTATCAACTAAAGATAGTATCTTATAGATGTGAATTTCTATCAAACTAAAGTCTCTTATTAAAGAAAAGCTTCCTGTAtatccttttttgttttgtataaaaTCGATTGGGCAGTCTTGGTTCATGAAATGGACAGTGTAATATCAGTGTCTTGCTTGCTTGGTAATATTGTGTAACATGtctgtgaaaagagagaaaagggagaatacctaatttttgttatggaaaaactgttaataatacacattggacttgagtatatatatacatgttagtggggcccacaatacaataaggaaagaaaaggaaaagtaaataactgaaataactgtacactatctaacaatGTCGtttgaattttcttcttttgtattccttcctttttaatttttttttcaatttttgaaataacCTGGGAACTAAGTCACTAAAACTTAATTATATACCTCTTCGTGCTCAACCCTTTTCCAGCTTTttactttcttcttttatatttcttcccttttaatttttcttcctttttttttttcaatttttgaaataacCTGGGAACTAAGTCACTAAAACTTAATTATATACCTCTTCGTGCTCAACCCTTTTCCAGCTTTttactttcttcttttatatttcttcctttttaatttttcttttttttttttttcaatttttgaaataacCTGGGAACTAAGTCACTAAAACTTAATTATATACCTCTTCATGCTCAACCTTTTTCCAGCTTTTTACTACCCTTGTTCTAATCCTGAATTCCTTACTGCTAATTGAGTCTATTTATTAAGCAATAAATCTGCTGCTTCTCTGCAGTCAATTGGATTCGTTGGTCCTGGAATTGCTCTTATTGGTCTAACTGCAGCAAAAAGCCCATTAATTGCATCTGCTTGGCTTACTCTAGCCGTTGGGCTTAAATCATTCAGTCACTCTGGTTTTCTTGTGAACCTTCAGGTTGGCATACCCACAAAACCCTGAGTTAAATCAGAACCTAGTAGAGATTTTTCACTTTCTtctaacatttttcttattcttttgtgTTTTCAGGAGATTGCACCACAGTATGCTGGTGTTCTACATGGTACCTTTATTATCTATTTCATCATAAATCTACTGTATTTAATTTGagtcattaatttaaatatcatttcttCTGATTGCCTTACTTCTAGAGCTACATTATGGCAGCccagttatttgattaaaaaatgaaaaaaggaaaaaccttTCTGTGTGACAAGTATGATAACGTATTTGGCATTATCTAGTCTTTCAGTGAATTCAACCTCCTTATTTTGCACTCTGGAAGTAGTTCCTACAAGCCTTGCTTTTTGTGCTCTGCATTATTTTAGTAGTTTCCTGCTAAACAATCTTATATATCCTTAGTATACGGCTGTTCTTATTTCCAGAACCCTACTGAAACCATCAGACAATGACTAGTAATTTCCAACTTGCTAAATTTGTATTCGTGCTGACAGGATTGTCAAATACGGCTGGAACATTTGCTGCCATTGTAGGAACAATTGGAGCTGGTTTCTTTGTTGAACTTGTGGGTTCTTTCCAAGGATTTCTGTTACTCACATCATTCCTGTATATTCTTTCTGCTATTTTCTTTGACATCTTT
The sequence above is drawn from the Vitis riparia cultivar Riparia Gloire de Montpellier isolate 1030 chromosome 6, EGFV_Vit.rip_1.0, whole genome shotgun sequence genome and encodes:
- the LOC117916535 gene encoding probable anion transporter 4, chloroplastic isoform X1, encoding MNSPLMFGKSIRFSSLPTSQNPKFPTHDSSKILFPFRLIESTKQNSFRIVSSATSLRLRLRYDSVERGLRARVSSDGRDSFTGGELQEEKELQAPSFVEFITSERVKVVAMLALALALCNADRVVMSVAIVPLSLSHGWSRSFGGVVQSSFLWGYLISPIAGGALVDYYGGKVVMAWGVALWSLATFLTPWAAETSIWALLTMRALLGVAEGVALPCMNNMVARWFPQTERSRAVGIAMAGFQLGSAIGLTLAPILMSQGGIFGPFVIFGLSGFLWVLVWISATSSTPNQNPQISKSELDYILNNGQKSFRVENQAKRTKVIPPFRRLLSKPPTWSLIVANAMHSWGFFVILSWMPIYFNTIHRVDLTQAAWFSAVPWSMMAIVGYFGGAWSDILIQRGLSVTMTRKIMQSIGFVGPGIALIGLTAAKSPLIASAWLTLAVGLKSFSHSGFLVNLQEIAPQYAGVLHGLSNTAGTFAAIVGTIGAGFFVELVGSFQGFLLLTSFLYILSALFFDIFATGERINFDRTVP
- the LOC117916535 gene encoding probable anion transporter 4, chloroplastic isoform X2 — encoded protein: MNSPLMFGKSIRFSSLPTSQNPKFPTHDSSKILFPFRLIESTKQNSFRIVSSATSLRLRLRYDSVERGLRARVSSDGRDSFTGGELQEEKELQAPSFVEFITSERVKVVAMLALALALCNADRVVMSVAIVPLSLSHGWSRSFGGVVQSSFLWGYLISPIAGGALVDYYGGKVVMAWGVALWSLATFLTPWAAETSIWALLTMRALLGVAEGVALPCMNNMVARWFPQTERSRAVGIAMAGFQLGSAIGLTLAPILMSQGGIFGPFVIFGLSGFLWVLVWISATSSTPNQNPQISKSELDYILNNGQKSFRVENQAKRTKVIPPFRRLLSKPPTWSLIVANAMHSWGFFVILSWMPIYFNTIHRVDLTQAAWFSAVPWSMMAIVGYFGGAWSDILIQRGLSVTMTRKIMQSIGFVGPGIALIGLTAAKSPLIASAWLTLAVGLKSFSHSGFLVNLQEIAPQYAGVLHGLSNTAGTFAAIVGTIGAGFFVELVGSFQGFLLLTSFLYILSAIFFDIFATGERVNFD